The genomic segment GGACTGGCAACCTGGTGTCGACAACAGAACAGCTGCAGTCCGGAAATAGAAAGCCATGAGGCACTCCAACGGGCGAGTAGCACCTGAGGAGATACAAACTGCTAAACGGTCCGGGTGAAACAATAGAGAGTACTAGAACGTCGCCGCTACTGCCCAGTTGTCATGCCATGACGTAGACCCAGAAATGAGGCGAGAAATTAATATTGTTAGTAAAGCATTCAAAAAGTTCCGGTCGAGAGGCTAAACCACAAAAGTGCAAACCATGTGCAGCCATCAGCTTAACAAAAGCAGTTGGTGATGGTTGCCTCGAGTTCCTTCTGAAAATGGATTACTTCATCAACGAGCCCACCACGCAGAATCATGCTTTCCCAGTGCTAAAGCGTTTCTAAAGTAGCCGCACAATGCGGAATGCTAAGGGGATCGCCTACGTAGCACCTGTTGTGCCTCGCCCCCCAGCTCGTGCGCTCATTCTCCTTTCGTGCGCGGCTGAATTCGTTCGACAGAAAGGGAGCAAGAGTTGGGACTAAATCGAAGCTGAGATGCTCAAAGTCGACCGCGAGATGCACCcgcagaagaagggcagacTCGAACCAGATGTGCTGAAGGCGTCATTGCTGTTCTGTCCTATCGCAACGGAGTTCTTCCCAGACGTGGTTCCGTTGGttccgcctccttcgtccgTCGTAATATCAGGCCTTCTGTTCtgttcgctgtctgtctAGGGCACCCTTACTGCAAGAGAAGTATTTGAGGTCATATCGTCCCATGAAGTCGACcacctgtttcctctcttcactgTCACGTACGACATCGCATTCAAGGGAAGAGATCCAGCAGATCTCGTTCGTGTATTCGAGACAAGAGAGGTCCGCCCCCACAAGACGGCTGAAGAATGCAACATTCTTGTGCTGCCTCCTCTCATGGCAAATGCCAGAAGAAGGGTACGTGTTGCATCATAACAAGAGCTGTATTTCCCGCTGGCAAATACAGTGAAATGTACCTCCAGAAAAGCCACCTAGTATCGTGCGGCAATGTGCCACCTCGCCTCttgggagaaaaagaggaagagacgctgcCGCTGTTTTGCAAATGAAAAGGATTCATTTTCGCAGTACACCAGGAGTTGGATTTTGTAGAGCGTCTCTCTTCAAGCAGCGTATTGTCGAGTAGATCAGAAAGGAACTGCATCCGTTCATGAGTATAAGAAAAAAATGTGGGAATGAAAGAGACGCTAATGTATTTGCATAGGTTGCAGTCACTGACGAGCTCCCCTCTGCTGGCGAAAAGTGAAATTCATGAGTATCTGTGCAACTTTGGTGTATTCGCAGATTGGTCGCCTGCAATCGATAGTTGACCACGAACGCTTTaaagaacaggagaagaagatcgtGAAAGAATACGAGAAGAGGTACACAGAGATAGAAGtcgctgcggagacagcgaagactgCGGATGACTTCACTCCCGTCGCACCAGCAGCAGAGGAGTGCCGGGCAAGAAAATGAGATGCCtagaggagacacagcgtGTTATGAACAAATCTATTGAGGTTtcgcgaagaggagggaacATATTATatacagaagaagaacaagagacgTGCCGCATGTCGCTAAGCCATCGGAAGGGATGCTCAGAAAATGGCACAGTATCACATTACAGTTCCGTTGATTCGTCTGATGGTGACGAAAGGGGAAGAATAGTTGTCGCACCAAAACTGGCTAGTTGTTActttgaagaagacgagagatgGAGTGAACCACCAAAAATCGGAGAAAATCGATGGTGTCACGTTTTTTGTCAGACTTCACTTTGTGCAGAAGCATTGCCCGTCCAAACTGCAACAACTGCTCTAGCGTGTTCGTCTCCATTCCGTACAGTCTTCAAAAATACAAAAGAGAACATTCCAGCAACTTCTACCTTTGTTCTTTTAGCCTCAATAGCAGGATGACGCCTCCCTCCTATCTTTCAGCCAACCCAGCAAACACCGACGAACTCTCTGTAGAGTAACAAAAAGAAGGCAAAACGCGCCATCACGAACACTCGCAGAGATGATACAGAGACGTGTCACCAGGACAAGGTTGGTCGCTTAATTTTCTGTATATAGCATTTTTAGAATGCACCTTTCGGACCTCAACAACCGTGCAAAAGGATCGCCATCTGGTGTCTCTTCAAGCGTCAAAACGAACTATCTGTATATCTCTCAAGGAGGACTGGCAACCTGGTGTCGACAACAGAACAGCTGCAGTCCGGAAATAGAAAGCCATGAGGCACTCCAACGGGCGAGTAGCACCTGAGGAGATACAAACTGCTAAACGGTCCGGGTGAAACAATAGAGAGTACTAGAACGTCGCCGCTACTGCCCAGTTGTCATGCCATTGACGTAGACCCAGAAATGAGGCGAGAAATTAATATTGTTAGTAAAGCATTCAAAAAGTTCCGGTCGAGAGGCTAAACCACAAAAGTGCAAACCATGTGCAGCCATCAGCTTAACAAAAGCAGTTGGTGATGGTTGCCTCGAGTTCCTTCTGAAAATGGATTACTTCATCAACGAGCCCACCACGCAGAATCATGCTTTCCCAGTGCTAAAGCGTTTCTAAAGTAGCCGCACAATGCGGAATGCTAAGGGGATCGCCTACGTAGCACCTGTTGTGCCTCGCCCCCCAGCTCGTGCGCTCATTCTCCTTTCGTGCGCGGCGGAATTCGTTCGACAGAAATTTTCACACGGTAAAGGGCACAAAAgggtcgagagagagcgagaagagtgTGAGTGCAACATCTGCTAGCGTGAGTGGTCGGAGCAGTGTCTGTTCTTGGGCTTCATTGGCGTCAATCA from the Toxoplasma gondii ME49 chromosome IX, whole genome shotgun sequence genome contains:
- a CDS encoding hypothetical protein (encoded by transcript TGME49_304870), with protein sequence MLKVDREMHPQKKGRLEPDVLKASLLFCPIATEFFPDGTLTAREVFEVISSHEVDHLFPLFTVTYDIAFKGRDPADLVRVFETREVRPHKTAEECNILVLPPLMANARRRIGRLQSIVDHERFKEQEKKIVKEYEKRYTEIEVAAETAKTADDFTPVAPAAEECRARK